One window of Camelina sativa cultivar DH55 chromosome 4, Cs, whole genome shotgun sequence genomic DNA carries:
- the LOC104782976 gene encoding VQ motif-containing protein 18: MEITQYQTFNEGSSSRVSMNRNSQVISKIKPKIRIIHIFAPEVIKTDVKNFRSLVQSLTGKPAPGEAKTGKKRAKLRVPASHEPACGDHQQVNRLSGFSGLLANGGNQQVKEEWGSGDQSTSNTNTYFDLEGLIQDVGEDYFSSFPMRSSSTSQVEGFIYNNNNSNSFDTKGHNSS, encoded by the coding sequence ATGGAGATTACTCAATATCAAACTTTCAATGAAGGTTCAAGTTCTAGGGTTTCCATGAATAGAAACTCACAAGTAATATCCAAGATCAAGCCCAAGATTCGCATAATCCATATATTCGCACCGGAGGTCATCAAGACCGACGTCAAGAACTTCCGTTCACTCGTCCAGAGCCTAACCGGAAAACCAGCTCCCGGAGAGGCCAAAACCGGTAAAAAGAGAGCGAAACTGAGAGTTCCAGCGTCCCATGAACCGGCTTGCGGAGATCATCAGCAGGTCAACCGGCTTTCGGGGTTCTCCGGTTTATTAGCAAACGGAGGAAACCAACAGGTGAAAGAAGAGTGGGGATCAGGTGATCAGAGCACTTCCAACACAAACACTTACTTTGACCTAGAAGGTCTGATTCAAGATGTCGGAGAAGATTACTTCTCTTCTTTCCCCATGAGATCTTCTTCTACTTCACAAGTCGAAGGTTTtatctacaacaacaacaacagcaacagctTCGATACGAAGGGTCATAATTCGTCCTAA
- the LOC104782977 gene encoding citrate synthase 4, mitochondrial (The sequence of the model RefSeq protein was modified relative to this genomic sequence to represent the inferred CDS: added 44 bases not found in genome assembly), which translates to MVFFRSVSALSRLRSRVGQQSSLSNSVRWLQMQSSTDLDLKSQLQELIPEQQDRLKKLKSEHGKVQLGNITVDMVIGGMRGMTGLLWETSLLDADEGIRFRGLSIPECQKVLPAAPSGAEPLPEGLLWLLLTGKVPSKEQVEALSKDLASRAAVPDYVYNAIDALPSTAHPMTQFASGVMALQVQSEFQKAYESGIHKSKFWEPTYEDCLNLIARVPVVAAYVYRRMYKNGDSIPSDKSLDYGANFSHMLGFDDEKMKELMRLYITIHSDHEGGNVSAHTGHLVGSALSDPYLSFAAALNGLAGPLHGLANQEVLLWIKSVVEECGENITKEQLKEYVWKTLNSGKVVPGYGHGVLRKTDPRYVCQREFALKHLPDDPLFQLVSKLYKVVPPCSHRAWKGEEPVAKCRCSQWGLAEPLWSNRSKVLHRALWCLKESWHLLTAYMGSSSWTCTREAQECYHGLA; encoded by the exons ATGGTGTTCTTCCGCAGCGTATCGGCCTTATCTAGGCTAAGGTCTCGTGTC GGGCAACAATCTTCGCTCAGCAATTCCGTTAGATGGCTTCAGATGCAGAGCTCTACCGACCTG GACCTGAAGTCGCAGCTACAGGAGTTAATTCCGGAACAGCAG GACCGTCTGAAGAAACTGAAGTCAGAGCATGGGAAGGTCCAACTGGGAAACATCACTGTTGATATG GTTATTGGTGGGATGAGAGGGATGACTGGATTGCTTTGGGAAACCTCATTGCTTGATGCGGATGAG GGTATACGCTTTAGGGGCTTGTCAATTCCTGAGTGCCAAAAAGTATTACCTGCTGCCCCTTCTGGAGCTGAACCATTGCCAGAGGGTCTTTTATGGCTTCTTTTAACTGGAAAG GTACCTAGCAAAGAGCAAGTTGAAGCACTGTCGAAAGACTTGGCAAGCCGTGCTGCTGTGCCAG ATTATGTGTACAATGCCATCGATGCCCTGCCTTCCACAGCCCATCCAATGACTCAATTTGCTAGCGGTGTTATGGCTCTTCAG GTGCAAAGTGAGTTCCAAAAGGCCTATGAGAGTGGAATTCACAAGTCAAA GTTCTGGGAGCCAACATATGAGGATTGCCTCAACCTGATTGCTCGTGTTCCGGTTGTAGCTGCATATGTTTATAGGAG GATGTACAAGAATGGTGATTCCATCCCCTCTGATAAATCTTTGGATTATGGTGCAAATTTTTCCCATATGTTGGGATTTGATGATGAAAAGATGAAAGAGCTCATGAGGCTCTACATCACTATCCACAG TGATCATGAAGGAGGAAATGTTAGTGCGCACACTGGTCACCTG GTCGGTAGTGCACTTTCAGATCCATATCTGTCGTTTGCAGCTGCATTAAATGGTTTAGCTGGGCCACTCCATGGTTTGGCTAATCAG GAAGTTTTGCTTTGGATCAAATCAGTTGTCGAGGAATGTGGAGAAAACATAACGAAAGAGCAGTTGAAAGAATATGTTTGGAAGACATTAAACAGTGGCAAG GTTGTTCCAGGATATGGACACGGTGTTCTGCGCAAAACTGATCCAAGATATGTATGCCAAAGAGAGTTTGCCTTGAAGCATTTACCTGATGACCCTCTCTTCCAGCTG GTGTCAAAGCTTTA AACCCGTGGCCAAATGTCGATGCTCACAGTGGGGTCTTGCTGAACCACTATGGTCTAACCGAAGCAAG GTACTACACCGTGCTCTTTGGTGTCTCAAGGAGTCTTGGCATCTGCTCACAG CTTATATGGGATCGAGCTCTTGGACTTGCACTAGAGAGGCCCAAGAGTGTTACCATGGACTGGCTTGA
- the LOC104782975 gene encoding probable E3 ubiquitin-protein ligase RHC2A, translating to MSSSSTQNRLELQEYTCQECDIILSVFSSSPPSSPRCPQCHLVSTFTSSTPFGVSPDDDDDDDDDDDDNEDDEEAQILDPITTVLISSSMLSSSDESSLLCTICREDFVVGEPAWKLPCNHLYHEDCIVPWLTSHNSCPLCRFELTVNSTEDDSGLTLWFDVLTLEDELEEDTGVTLNYKSLDG from the exons ATGTCGTCCTCCTCTACCCAAAACCGATTGGAGCTCCAGGAGTACACCTGTCAAGAATGTGACATCATCCTTTCGGTTTTCTCATCATCTCCCCCTTCCTCTCCACGTTGTCCTCAGTGTCATCTCGTTTCTACTTTTACTTCTTCGACCCCTTTTGGAGTTAgtcctgatgatgatgatgatgatgatgatgatgatgatgataacgaaGACGACGAGGAGGCTCAAATTCTCGATCCAATTACGACCGTTCTGATCTCATCTTCAATGCTGTCCTCATCAGACGAATCTTCTTTACTTTGCACCATTTGCAGGGAAGATTTTGTCGTCGGAGAACCTGCCTGGAAATTGCCATGCAACCATTTGTACCATGAAGATTGCATTGTTCCTTGGCTCACAAGTCATAACTCGTGTCCTCTCTGTCGATTTGAGCTCACGGTTAATTCTACTGAGGACGACAGTGGTCTAACCTTGTGGTTTGATGTATTGACCCTAGAGGACGAGTTGGAGGAAG ATACGGGAGTCACTCTCAATTACAAAAGTTTAGACGGCTAA